The following coding sequences lie in one Cloeon dipterum chromosome 1, ieCloDipt1.1, whole genome shotgun sequence genomic window:
- the Tollo gene encoding toll-like receptor Tollo: protein MQLGALVFTVLLGGAIFGVLPASLSKPLRYTAPDECRWVTLEPPPPSPDGAPAEDAVPGGGEQQVALHCRLKTINSELEHTNFSVIQPQHTALLRIECSDALFFQSSLSTDSFRPLVELRELSIEFCKLGSLPSGAFRGLKRLRALSLRTHNTDWSAMALELAQDAFTELPQLTALDLSENNMWTLPKGVFCPLTALRTLNLTRNRLREVSHLQFGTKGCGNNLLQLDVSNNSLEALPAEAFANLAILKRLHLQGNGISFVADKALGGLLALEELNLADNKVSSLPPELFADARLVRHVHLENNSISVLAPGLFSGLQQLVVLNLGHNELTSDWINGATFTGLSRLVVLDMSHNKLTRLESSIFKDLYSMQVLRLENNAIEAVPERCFSAMSNLHTLVLSHNRLTTIEATSFAGLRDLYQLSLDSNAIRSIHPVALKNASGLRDLHLNANRLTEAPRALVDVKKLNTLDLGENLISSIENASFGELRELYGLRLTENNLVNISKSALAKMPSLKILNLSKNNISRVEAAAFDTNENLQAIRLDGNQLNDVNGLFGKLPKLVWLNISDNQLVKFDFELVPRGLQWLDLHANRLAELTNHLDLSPLRITTLDASANQLTELAGSAIPDSVELLFLSDNLISKVQAYTFFKKPNLTRVDLFGNKISSLTPNALRITSVASSKPLPEFFLGGNPFQCDCALEWLQHVNVAGARNQPRVADLESLYCSLVYDRGHAYVPLVEASPSQFLCQYETHCFALCHCCDFDACDCEMTCPLNCTCYYDQAWSANVVDCSAGNHTALPTKIPMDATQLYLDGNSFADGLPSHAFIGRKRLKVLYLNGSEIAVLHNRSFNGLKELRVLHLESNLITQLKGNEFDGGLGDSLQELFLHDNRISVIHESTFAGLKELRILKLDGNQLSSFAVWKLSELPALNVLTLGRNPWSCECDFIQDVQPWLAHVDMVKDELTCFNGTEDAVLLVTEPECANRTESSTPAATAENPTFEHKTILTQHLDQLPVLAGCALAVLVLLIVIVLVFVYRTELRVVCYSKYGVRLCQKAAAEPAVFDAFVSYSSKDEAWVLEELAPVLERGDPPYRLCLHYRDLPVGAYLADAIVQAVESSRRTIMVLSENFIRSEWCRFEFKSAHHQVLRDRRRRLIVVLLGEIPHRDLDPDIRLYLKTNTYLQWGDKLFWEKLRYALPDVPNNQRRNNLAAAAAAAAAPMPLSQRPPSNNSNLHRHNQQQNTTSVAIHI from the exons ATGCAGCTGGGCGCCCTCGTGTTCACCGTCCTGTTGGGCGGCGCCATCTTCGGCGTGCTGCCCGCCAGCCTGAGCAAGCCGCTGCGCTACACGGCGCCCGACGAGTGCCGATGGGTGACACTCGAGCCGCCCCCGCCGTCCCCGGACGGGGCCCCCGCCGAGGATGCCGTCCCCGGGGGTGGCGAGCAGCAGGTGGCACTGCACTGCCGCCTCAAGACCATCAACAGCGAGCTGGAGCACACCAACTTCAGCGTGATCCAGCCGCAGCACACGGCCCTTCTGCGGATCGAGTGCAGCGACGCCCTTTTCTTCCAGAGCTCGCTCAGTACTGACAGCTTCCGGCCGCTGGTCGAGCTCAGGGAGCTTTCCATCGAGTTCTGCAAGCTGGGAAGCCTGCCTTCGGGGGCCTTCCGCGGTCTCAAGCGCCTCCGCGCCCTGTCCCTGCGTACTCACAACACCGACTGGAGTGCCATGGCCCTGGAGCTGGCCCAGGACGCGTTCACCGAGCTGCCGCAGCTCACCGCCCTCGACCTCTCCGAAAACAACATGTGGACCCTTCCCAAGGGTGTCTTCTGTCCTTTGACCGCCCTGAGAACGCTCAACCTCACCAGGAACCGTCTGCGGGAGGTCAGCCACCTGCAGTTCGGCACCAAGGGCTGTGGCAACAACCTGCTGCAACTCGACGTGTCCAACAACAGCCTGGAGGCCCTGCCTGCTGAGGCGTTCGCCAACCTGGCCATCCTCAAGAGGCTTCATCTGCAGGGCAACGGCATCAGCTTCGTCGCGGACAAGGCCCTCGGCGGGTTGCTAGCCCTGGAAGAGCTGAACCTGGCCGATAACAAGGTGTCCAGCCTTCCACCCGAGCTCTTCGCCGACGCTAGGTTGGTCCGGCACGTCCACCTGGAAAACAATTCGATCAGCGTGTTGGCTCCGGGACTGTTCAGCGGACTGCAGCAACTGGTCGTGCTCAACCTGGGCCACAACGAGCTCACGTCCGATTGGATCAACGGCGCCACCTTCACCGGTCTGTCGCGTCTCGTCGTCCTGGACATGTCGCACAACAAACTGACCAGGCTAGAGAGCTCCATCTTCAAGGACCTGTACAGCATGCAAGTGCTCAGGTTGGAAAACAACGCCATCGAGGCCGTGCCTGAGCGGTGTTTCTCAGCCATGTCGAACCTGCACACCCTGGTGCTATCTCACAACCGGCTGACCACCATCGAGGCCACCTCTTTCGCGGGGCTCAGGGACCTCTACCAACTCTCTCTGGACTCGAACGCCATCAGGTCCATTCACCCTGTTGCCCTAAAGAACGCGTCCGGCCTGCGAGACCTGCACCTGAACGCCAACAGACTGACTGAAGCCCCCAGGGCGTTGGTGGACGTGAAAAAGCTCAACACCCTCGACTTAGGTGAAAACCTGATTTCGTCCATTGAGAACGCCAGTTTCGGCGAACTCCGAGAGTTGTACGGACTGAGACTGACTGAAAACAATCTGGTGAACATCAGCAAAAGTGCACTCGCCAAAATGCCGtcgctgaaaattttaaacctctccaaaaataatatttcgcgCGTGGAAGCTGCAGCTTTTGATACCAACGAAAATTTGCAG GCAATAAGACTGGACGGCAACCAGCTGAATGACGTAAACGGATTATTCGGAAAGTTGCCCAAATTGGTTTGGCTCAACATCTCGGACAACCAACTGGTCAAGTTTGATTTCGAGTTGGTTCCCCGCGGACTGCAGTGGCTGGATTTGCACGCGAACCGGCTGGCCGAGCTGACCAACCACCTGGACCTCAGTCCCCTCCGAATCACCACCCTCGACGCTAGTGCTAATCAACTTACAGAACTTGCGGGTAGTGCCATACCCGACAGTGTGGAGCTTCTCTTCCTCAGTGATAACTTGATATCCAAG GTGCAAGCTTAcacgtttttcaaaaagcCGAATCTGACGCGCGTGGACCTGTTCGGCAACAAGATCTCGTCGTTGACGCCAAACGCGCTACGCATCACTTCGGTGGCGAGCTCAAAGCCGCTGCCGGAGTTCTTCCTCGGTGGCAACCCGTTCCAGTGCGACTGCGCGCTCGAGTGGCTGCAGCACGTAAACGTCGCGGGCGCGCGCAACCAGCCGCGCGTCGCCGACCTCGAGTCGCTGTACTGCAGCCTGGTGTACGACCGCGGACACGCGTACGTGCCACTGGTGGAGGCGTCGCCGTCGCAGTTCCTGTGCCAGTACGAGACGCACTGCTTCGCGCTGTGCCACTGCTGCGACTTCGACGCGTGCGACTGCGAGATGACGTGTCCGCTCAACTGCACGTGCTACTACGACCAGGCGTGGTCGGCCAACGTGGTCGACTGCTCGGCCGGCAACCACACGGCCCTGCCAACCAAGATCCCGATGGACGCCACCCAGCTGTACCTGGACGGCAACTCGTTTGCCGACGGGCTGCCCAGTCACGCGTTCATCGGCAGGAAGAGACTCAAGGTGCTCTATCTGAACGGCTCGGAGATCGCCGTGCTGCACAACAGGTCGTTCAACGGGCTGAAGGAGCTCAGGGTGCTGCACCTCGAGTCCAACCTGATCACGCAGCTCAAGGGCAACGAGTTCGACGGCGGGCTGGGTGACAGTCTGCAGGAGCTGTTCCTCCACGACAACCGCATCTCGGTCATCCACGAATCGACCTTCGCCGGCCTCAAGGAGCTGCGCATCCTCAAGCTGGACGGCAACCAGCTGAGCAGCTTCGCCGTGTGGAAGCTTAGCGAGCTGCCGGCGCTCAACGTGCTGACGCTGGGCAGGAATCCGTGGTCGTGCGAGTGCGACTTCATCCAGGACGTGCAGCCGTGGCTGGCGCACGTGGACATGGTCAAGGACGAGCTGACCTGCTTCAACGGCACCGAGGACGCCGTGCTGCTCGTGACGGAGCCGGAGTGCGCCAACCGCACCGAGAGCAGCACGCcggccgccaccgccgagAACCCGACCTTCGAGCACAAGACCATCCTGACGCAGCACCTGGACCAGCTGCCCGTGCTGGCCGGGTGCGCGCTGGCCGTGCTCGTGTTGCTGATCGTGATCGTGCTCGTGTTCGTGTACCGCACCGAACTCAGGGTGGTGTGCTACTCCAAGTACGGGGTGCGGCTGTGCCAGAAGGCGGCCGCCGAGCCGGCCGTGTTCGACGCCTTCGTCAGCTACAGCTCCAAGGACGAGGCGTGGGTGCTGGAGGAGCTGGCGCCGGTGCTCGAGCGCGGCGACCCTCCGTACCGACTGTGCCTGCACTACCGCGACCTGCCGGTCGGCGCGTACCTGGCCGACGCAATCGTGCAGGCGGTCGAGTCCTCGCGGCGCACGATCATGGTGCTGTCCGAAAATTTCATCCGCTCTGAGTGGTGCCGCTTCGAGTTCAAGTCGGCGCACCACCAGGTGTTGCGCGACCGCAGACGCCGCCTCATCGTGGTGCTGCTTGGCGAGATTCCGCACAGGGACCTCGACCCGGACATCAGGTTGTACCTGAAGACCAACACCTACCTGCAGTGGGGCGACAAGCTGTTCTGGGAGAAGCTGCGATACGCGCTGCCCGACGTGCCCAACAACCAACGCAGAAACAACctggccgcggcggcggccgccgcggcaGCGCCCATGCCGCTCAGTCAGCGCCCGCCCAGCAACAACTCGAACCTGCACAGGCACAACCAGCAGCAGAACACCACCTCAGTCGCCATTCATATCTAG